Proteins from a genomic interval of Brienomyrus brachyistius isolate T26 unplaced genomic scaffold, BBRACH_0.4 scaffold34, whole genome shotgun sequence:
- the LOC125721583 gene encoding GTPase IMAP family member 7-like codes for MDAIISRRIVLLGKTGSGKSSAGNVILREEKFAVSTDPNSVTIDCQTEEGTAYGWNITVTDTPGIFDTGRSVEDLKYSIISCLIHCAPGPHTFILVLRVGRYTKEEKESVKMILEYFGKEALKHTVVLFTHGDELQKNQTIKEFVEKNKDLKELVVKCGGRVHVIDSMYWNKTEEEPGQGSRRPISTGRHAYESEYRSNSFQIKELLTTIENMVKDSGGCYYTNESLRKKAEDIETEMKKIREEQMEERREKAEESEIRRQARERIKD; via the exons ATGGATG CAATTATTTCAAGAAGAATtgtgcttttgggaaaaacAGGATCTGGGAAGAGCAGCGCAGGAAATGTTATCCTGAGGGAAGAGAAGTTTGCAGTTTCCACTGATCCTAACAGTGTAACAATAGATTGTCAAACAGAAGAGGGAACCGCATATGGCTGGAACATTACAGTGACTGACACACCAGGGATCTTTGACACTGGGAGGTCTGTTGAGGATCTGAAGTATTCCATAATATCCTGTCTCATTCACTGTGCTCCTGGTCCACACACCTTCATCTTAGTGTTGAGAGTGGGAAGATACACCAAAGAGGAGAAAGAGTCTGTGAAGATGATACTGGAGTACTTTGGGAAGgaagccctgaaacacacagtTGTCCTCTTCACACATGGTGATGAGCTTCAGAAAAACCAGACCATTAAAGAGTTTGTAGAGAAGAACAAGGATCTGAAGGAACTTGTTGTTAAGTGTGGAGGCCGAGTCCATGTCATTGACTCTATGTActggaacaaaacagaagagGAACCGGGCCAAGGGTCACGAAGACCTATCAGCACTGGTAGACACGCATATGAATCAGAGTACAGGAGCAACAGTTTTCAGATTAAAGAGCTGCTGACAACTATAGAAAACATGGTGAAAGACAGTGGAGGCTGTTATTACACCAATGAATCACTCAGGAAAAAAGCAGAAGATATAGAAACTGAGATGAAAAAGATAAGAGAAGAACAGATGGAGGAGAGAAGAGAGAAAGCAGAGGAATCTGAGATCAGGAGACaagcaagagagaga ATCAAAGACTAA